From Vanrija pseudolonga chromosome 1, complete sequence, a single genomic window includes:
- the Tgfbrap1 gene encoding Transforming growth factor-beta receptor-associated protein 1 has product MSTPTETEPYHIQPVLSDLYDSKDLLDFSAPSVSSSASPQPAPPSAPSSLFGAVSSLAGGIGQRAAAIASGEGTPAASSSSPGAHRDTSPSPDRSRSPAQTGASTPPKDNQRTEVRCVEGYANNLYVGGSDGAVEWWVYDGAAGTSENRGWKLRHKHKLFSARPVNKILLLPKVSRALVLSEGTLHPLTLPSLEPIPSTVIPVIRGVVTVSLNDDELDLGDGESVTDMTVVVVRRKGLSVYRLGTRMTLVKDIPLPTPPKSCALFSTFLCAALPSENGLNYGIIDLSDASMTEVLPVSQVFGMVDSGFDPNPNIVVIPGDNQFLVTSYTGQNTMGVFLNGQGDPERGTMEWPEHPVSIAVESGYIIALLRNNTVTIHSLADLEQPAQTISLDADLAAFQLSYSPYGVSIRDMVRAERMGTSRFTLLSGKLAPVVDSPVVEVVASPQAKSEHSESELLAPPASSQTASDHELSANEEPPSGSGLTPPSSPKFQRQPINPPTSSSLLSAGGQSATSTSRAAPPATAIAETLLVGRQTVQGLTPTPVVLRLEHLCSQRRMEEAIGLVDDERRKGRRGEFDGDKATHSAYMRLLHLYLACQLLLDTVFERAGDYLLRGKIDPRLIVRLYPAYRGKLIGTAEEVEVFDGLKPIFENMGTIEDIVADFLRRNYESNESPPPNDELQLALLDNAQAMLGDFLRKTRASRRKGGGSRGLDSRKIDIVIDTVLAKILSDSGTTTELLALLGGPNAVSLSELEPFLAKRKYILCTILREQGQFDRVLELLKEIAEDPTPDPLCPDPVGELVQQLDTVEDPEVLRNYAVWLAKRDPKRAINLLIAKDSKIKFDEAQLVDDIREIDTDAANRYLEHVVVDKRSTNRELHESLLNWLLDQADDMANDEGIQYHVEELDAEFRLLPEPQAYPVFFAEIAPRTPFKTLRLKLILFLQGSNFYDLEAAAKRLDETKVYLMEKAIVLGRLGRDRDALHILARELQDSPSSQTYCTQGGEVVPPKVARIIATRQPELAAWAALGEMGRRRRGPVDENVQHRLVKELLGAYMSDSQGSTARTSELLSAQGVHLDTLEVLNMAPNEWPLDVITTFYKRSYRRQLHERRTWQVLKSIAAGENLRTTDEYLDKVGQVPPVLAQPPREGDEKEQFAVFASKLSEKLATANLDDEEPRYDPAAKELGPLGGKPVMTARL; this is encoded by the exons ATGTCGACTCCAACAGAAACGGAGCCGTATCACATCCAGCCCGTCTTGTCGGATCTCTACGACTCGAAAGACCTCCTAGACTTCTCCGCGCCTT CCGTatcgagctcggcatcgcctCAACCGGCTCCACCATCAGCCCCGAGTTCGCTCTTCGGCGCGGTATCCTCCCTCGCGGGTGGGATCGGTCAGCGCGCAGCTGCCATCGCCTCGGGcgagggcacgccggcggcgtcgtcatCTTCACCCGGTGCGCATCGCGACACGTCCCCCTCGCCCGACCGGTCACGGTCCCCCGCGCAGACGGGCGCCAGCACCCCGCCCAAAGATAACCAGCGGACAGAGGTGCGCTGCGTCGAGGGGTACGCGAACAACCTGTACGTCGGCGGGTcggacggcgccgtcgagtgGTGGGTGTACGATGGGGCCGCTGGCACGAGCGAG AACCGAGGATGGAAGCTGCGACACAAGCACAAGCTGTTCTCTGCGCGTCCGGTGAACAAGATCCTTCTCCTGCCCAAGGTCTCGCGCGCACTCGTGCTCTCCGAGGGAACACTGCATCCCCTCACCCTCCCGAGCCTCGAACCAATACCGTCCACTGTGATCCCTGTGATCCGTGGCGTCGTCACCGTGTCATTGAATGACGACGAACTTGATCTAGGGGACGGTGAGAGCGTCACGGACAtgacggtggtggtggttcgCCGCAAGGGGCTCAGTGTCTATCGCCTCGGCACCAGGATGACTTTAGTCAAG GACATCCCCCTACCTACACCTCCAAAATCCTGCGCGCTCTTCTCCACGTTCCTCTGTGCTGCTCTCCCGTCGGAGAACGGGCTCAACTACGGCATCATCGACTTGTCAGACGCGTCCATGACCGAGGTCCTCCCCGTCTCGCAGGTCTTTGGCATGGTTGACTCGGGCTTTGACCCAAATCCCAACATTGTCGTCATCCCAGGCGACAACCAGTTCCTCGTGACGAGCTACACTGGTCAGAACACGATGGGCGTGTTCCTCAACGGCCAGGGTGATCCGGAACGTGGGACCATGGAGTGGCCCGAGCACCCGGTTTCGATTGCCGTCGAATCTGGCTACATCATTGCCCTGCTACGGAACAACACGGTTACTATCCACTCTCTTGCGGATTTGGAACAGCCAGCCCAGACCATCTCGTTAGacgccgaccttgccgcaTTCCAGCTGAGCTACTCGCCTTATGGCGTCTCCATCAGAGATAtggtgcgcgccgagcgtaTGGGGACATCGCGCTTCACACTCCTCAGCGGAAAGCTGGCACCGGTAGTGGACAGTCCTGttgtggaggtggtggcgtcCCCGCAGGCAAAATCAGAGCACTCAGAGTCGGAGCTTctggcgccgccagcgtctTCGCAGACTGCCTCGGACCACGAACTCTCCGCTAACGAGGAGCCACCTTCCGGGTCAGGGCTCACTCCGCCATCGTCACCAAAGttccagcgccagccgaTCAACCCTCCAACGAGCTCATCGCTGCTATCGGCCGGAGGGCAGTCAGCAACTTCAACGTCTCGCGCGGCCCCACCTGCCACTGCCATTGCGGAGACGCTCCTCGTTGGACGACAGACGGTGCAGGGACTGACACCAACACCCGTGGTGCTAAGACTTGAGCACTTGTGCTCTCAGCGCCGTATGGAGGAGGCAATCGGACTGGTCGATGACGAGCGGAGGAAGGGTCGCCGTGGAGAGTTCGATGGTGACAAG GCGACCCACTCGGCCTACATGCGCCTCCTCCATCTGTACCTCGCGTGtcagctcctcctcgacacggTGTTCGAGCGCGCTGGCGACTACCTCCTCCGTGGCAAGATTGACCCGCGCCTCATTGTCCGCCTCTACCCCGCCTACCGCGGCAAGCTGATTGGCACGGctgaggaggttgaggtgTTCGACGGCCTCAAGCCCATCTTCGAGAACATGGGCACTATCGAGGACATTGTGGCGGATTTCTTGCGTCGCAACTACGAGAGTAACGAGTCGCCACCGCCAAACGATGAGCTGCAGCTTGCTCTGCTGGACAATGCGCAGGCCATGCTCGGCGACTTCCTCCGCAAGACGCGGGCGTCAAGACGGAAGGGCGGCGGATCGCGCGGACTCGACTCGCGCAAGATTGACATTGTCATTGACACAGTCTTGGCCAAGATTCTCTCCGACTCGGGTACTACGACAGAGCTGCTCGCATTGCTTGGTGGACCTAATGCTGTCTCTCTCTCCGAACTGGAGCCGTTTCTCGCGAAGCGCAAGTACATCCTCTGCACCATCCTGCGTGAGCAGGGGCAGTTTGACCGCGTTCTGGAGTTGTTGAAGGA AATTGCCGAGGATCCTACCCCGGACCCGCTGTGCCCAGACCcagtcggcgagcttgtccaGCAGCTTGACACTGTAGAGGACCCAGAAGTGCTACGCAACTACGCTGTCTGGCTCGCCAAGCGTGACCCAAAGCGGGCGATCAAC TTGCTTATTGCAAAGGACAGCAAGATCAAGTTTGACGAGGCGCAGTTGGTCGATGACATCCGGGAGATTGATACGGACGCGGCGAACCGTTACCTCGAACACGTTGTCGTCGATAAGCGATCCACGAATCGCGAGCTGCACGAATCACTGCTCAACTGGTTGTTGGACCAAGCCGATGACATGGCCAATGATGAGGGCATCCAGTACcatgtcgaggagctggatgCTGAGTTCCGCCTACTCCCCGAGCCCCAGGCGTACCCCGTCTTCTTCGCCGAGATTGCGCCTCGCACGCCGTTCAAGACGCTACGCCTCAAGCTCATTCTGTTCCTCCAGGGAAGTAACTTttacgacctcgaggcggctgccAAGCGGCTCGACGAGACAAAGGTGTACCTCATGGAGAAGGCGATTGtgcttggccgccttggaCGCGACCGGGATGCGCTTCACATTCTGGCGCGGGAACTCCAGgactcgccgtcgtcgcagACGTACTGCACGCAGGGTGGAGAAGTCGTCCCGCCAAAGGTCGCACGTATTATTGCCACCCGTCAGCCAGAGCTCGCCGCCTGGGCTGCCCTTGGGGAGAtgggccgccggcgacgcggcccTGTTGACGAAAACGTCCAGCATCGACTAgtcaaggagctcctcggcgcgtaCATGAGCGACTCGCAaggctcgacggcgcggacgtcAGAGCTGCTCAGCGCGCAGGGTGTCCACCTCGACACTCTAGAAGTGCTCAACATGGCCCCTAACGAGTGGCCCCTGGACGTCATCACGACGTTCTACAAGCGATCGTACAGACGGCAATTGCACGAGCGTCGGACGTGGCAGGTGCTCAAGTCGATTGCGGCGGGCGAGAACCTGCGCACGACTGACGAGTACCTGGACAAGGTGGGCCAGGTGCCGCCTGTGCTCGCCCAACCGCCTCGAGAAGGCGACGAGAAGGAGCAGTTTGCCGTGTTTGCGTCCAAGCTGTCAGAGAAGCTGGCAACGGCGAATCTTGATGACGAGGAGCCGCGGTATGACCCGGCAGCCAAGGAGCTGGGCCCGTTGGGCGGCAAGCCGGTCATGACTGCGCGTCTATAA
- the esf1 gene encoding Pre-rRNA-processing protein esf1: MAPDQRFARLTTDPRFRRAKQKNVKAEIDERFKDVLTEDFGKVQGTSRVDSRGRKRTSTHTTDEMKRFYRMRSPEAGEEPAPRIDYARGEGLLESSGSEDEDSSEDDESDVEEDELEIGGKRSRLAAFQPSDSESEEDSDDEGQLKVDLSEDEDESAFPPEADDEEEQEEEEGIDPTARIAAVNLDWDHLRAGDIFTIFASFLKPVQKKGDKSAPPPPGKLLNVRIYPSEFGKERMAKEDELGPGGGIFLAKPGDKKKSKGGKRTQKLSLAQPEEEEDEEEEEEGAEEEEDEEDDAEEDAESEIDGNESDGLDADADDLEIISDVASEAGSEDIDMEQLRQYQLERLRYYYAIATFSTVAAAELIMGELNGTEFERTANVLDLAYVPEDMTFAEDEATDECDKEPKGYKGNEFVTDALRHSKVKLTWDQDDANRTKLTRRALTREEIEEEDFANLVAGSDSEDDDADFEEDEEAGEKKMTKKQKMKERKEKLRALLLGGDDDETGDIWGKAGSAWQDELADLKEDKASKGKKGKKGDDDVEITFRPGLSVAKAAEPETDDMTTLEKYQRRMKEKKAKKKEELELKRAEKEGRDGKKVERKAADDFFGDDDSGAEDEPAVGKARSPDPEDLGLVDDPTHHFSLKDHLAAEKDAGKKKRKRNKKKAAREVELGPEGFKVDVADPRFSAMYDEASFALDPTHPKFHDSAANREILKKTREGHAAKRDAPGTAGGAASGERDLAELAASVKRKMEGGSSRKRKRSKK, translated from the exons atggcACCCGACCAGCGCTTTGCGCGTCTCACGACAGACCCACGCTTCAGGCGAGCGAAGCAGAAGAATgtcaaggccgagatcgacgagcGTTTCAAGGATGTGCTCACCGAAGACTTTGGCAAAGTCCAGGGGACTT CTCGCGTCGACAGCCGTGGTCGCAAGCGCACCTCGACGCACACGACCGACGAGATGAAGCGCTTCTACCGTATGCGCTCTCCcgaggctggcgaggagCCGGCACCACGCATCGACTATGCGCGTGGTGAGGGCCTGCTCGAGTCATCGGgctccgaggacgaggacagcagcgaggacgacgagtcggatgtcgaggaggacgagctcgagattGGCGGCAAGCGGTCTCGACTTGCCGCGTTCCAGCcgagcgacagcgagagtgaggaggacagcgacgacgagggccagctcaaggtcgacctgagcgaggacgaggacgagtctGCGTTCCCTCCtgaggcggacgacgaggaggagcaagaagaggaggaggggatCGACCCTACAGCACGTATCGCggccgtcaacctcgactgGGACCACCTGCGCGCTGGCGACATCTTCACCATCTTCGCGTCGTTCCTCAAGCCAGTGCAGAAGAAGGGCGACAAGAGcgcccccccgccgcctggcaAGCTACTGAATGTGCGCATCTACCCCTCCGAGTTTGGAAAGGAGCGCAtggccaaggaggacgagctgggcCCTGGTGGTGGCATTTTCCTTGCCAAGCCGGGGGATAAAAAGAAGAGTAAGGGCGGAAAGCGGACGCAGAAGCTTTCTCTGGCGCAGCctgaagaagaggaggacgaggaggaggaggaggagggggccgaggaagaggaggatgaggaggatgacgcggaggaggacgccgagtccGAAATCGATGGCAACGAGTctgacggcctcgacgccgacgccgacgacctggagATTATCTCGGACGTCGCCTCGGAGGCCGGATCAGAAGACATCGACATGGAGCAGCTGCGACAGTACCAGCTCGAGAGGTTGCGGTACTACTACGCGATCGCGACGTTCTCGACTgtggcggccgccgagctcatcatGGGCGAGCTCAACGGCACCGAGTTTGAGCGCACGGCCAACGTGCTGGACTTGGCATACGTTCCCGAGGACATGACCTttgcggaggacgaggcgac CGATGAATGCGACAAGGAGCCCAAGGGTTACAAGGGCAACGAGTTTGTCACCGACGCCCTCCGCCACTCCAAGGTCAAGCTCACGTGGGACCAGGACGACGCCAACCGCACCAAGCTCACCCGCCGAGCGCTGACGcgcgaggagattgaggaggaggacttTGCCAACCTTGTCGCTGggtccgactcggaggatgacgacgccgactttgaggaagacgaggaggctgGCGAGAAGAAGATGACCAAGAAGCAGAAGATgaaggagcgcaaggagaaGCTCCGGgcgctcctgctcggcggggacgacgacgagacgggcgaTATCTGGGGCAAGGCTGGCAGCGCGTGGcaggacgagctggccgacctcaaggaggacaaggcttccaagggcaagaagggcaagaagggcgacgacgacgtcgagatcaCCTTCCGGCCTGGACTGTcggtcgccaaggccgccgagccggagACGGACGACATGACCACGCTCGAGAAGTACCAGCGGCGGatgaaggagaagaaggcgaagaagaaggaggagctcgagctcaagcgggccgagaaggagggacgcgacggcaagaaggtcgagcgcaaggccgccgacgacttcttcggcgacgacgactctggcgccgaggacgagccagCGGTCGGCAAAgcccgctcgcccgaccCAGAggacctcgggctcgtcgacgaccccACACACCACTTCAGCCTCAAGGAccacctcgcggccgagaaggacgccggcaagaagaagcgcaagcgtaacaagaagaaggcggcgcgcgaggtcgagctcggcccagAGGGCTTCAAGGTCGACGTGGCCGACCCGCGTTTCAGCGCCATGTACGACGAGGCATCGTTTGCGCTCGACCCGACGCACCCCAA GTTCCACGACTCGGCGGCCAACCGCGAGATCCTCAAGAAGACGCGCGAGGGAcacgccgccaagcgcgacgcgccgggcacggctggtggtgctgcctctggcgagcgcgacctcgccgagctcgccgctaGCGTCAAGCGCAAGATGgagggcggcagcagccgcaagcgcaagcgctcAAAGAAGTAG